A segment of the Pongo abelii isolate AG06213 chromosome 16, NHGRI_mPonAbe1-v2.0_pri, whole genome shotgun sequence genome:
gttgtgtctttgttcttgttgaatccaggagctggttttttgaaaggatcaacaaaagtgatagaccgctagcaagactaataaagaaaaaaagaagaatcaaatagacgcaataaaaaatgataaagaggatatcaccactgatcccacagaaatacaaactaccatcagagaatactacaaacacctctatgcaaataaactagaaaatctagaagaaatggataaattccttgacacatacactctcccaagactaaaccaggaagaagttgaatctctgaataggccaataacaggatctgaaattgtggcaataatcaatagcttaccaaccaaaaagagtccaggaccagatggattcacagccgaattctaccagaggtacaaggaggaactggtaccattccttctgaaactattccaatcaatagaaaaagagggaatcctccctaactttttttatgaggccagcatcatcctgataccaaagccgggcagagacacaaccaaaaaagagaattttagaccaatatccttgatgaacattgatgcaaaaatcctcagtaaaatactggcaaaccgaatccagcagcacatcaaaaagcttatccactatgatcaagtgggcttcattcctgggatgcaaggctggttcaatatatgcaaatcaataaatgtaatccagcatatgaacagaaccaaagacaaaaaccacatgattatctcaatagatacagaaaaggcctttgacaaaattcaacaaccttcatgctaaaaactctcaataaattaggtattgatgggaagtatctcaaaataagagctatctatgacaaacccacagccaatatcatactgaatgggcaaaaactggaagcattccctttgaaaactggcacaagacagggatgccctctctcaccactcctattcaacatagtgttggaagttctggccagggcaattaggcaggagaaggaaataaagggtattcaattaggaaaagacaaagtcaaattgtccctgtttgcagatgacatgattgtatatctagaaaaccccactgtctcagcccaaaatctccttaagctgataagcaacttcagcagtctcaggatacaaaatcaatgtacaaaaatcacaagcattcttatacaccaataacagacaaacagccaaatcatgagtgaactcccattcacattgcttcaaagggaataaaatacttaggaatccaacttacaagggacgtgaaggacctcttcaaggagaactacaaaccactgctcagtgaaataaaagaggatacaaacaaatggaagaacattccatgctcatgggtaggaagaatcaatattgtgaaaatggccatactacccaaggtaaatttatagattcaatgccatccccatcaagctaccaatgactttcttcacagaattggaaaaaactacttgaaagttcatatggaaccaaaaaaaagcctgcattgccaagtcaatcctaagccaaaagaacaaagctggaggcatcacactacctgacttcaaactatactacaaggctacagtaaccaaaacagcatggtactggtaccaaaacagacatagatcaatggaacagaacagagccctcagaaataatgccacacatctacaactatctgatctttgacaaacctgagaaaaacaagcaatggggaaaggattccctatttaataaatggtgctgggaaaactggctagccatatgtagaaagctgaaactggatcccttccttacaccttatacaaaaattaattcaagatggattcaagacttaaatgttagacctaaagccataaaaaccctagaagaaaacctaggcattaccattcaggacataggcatgggcaagggacttcatgtctaaaacaccaaaagcaatggcaacaaaagccaaaattgacaaatgggatctaattaaactaaagagcttctgcacagcaaaagaaactaccatcagagtgaacaggcaacctacaaaatgggagaaaattttcacaacctactcatctgacaaagggctaatatccagaatctacaatgaacttcaacaaatttacaagaaaaaaacaaccccatcacaaagtgggcaaaggatatgaacagacacttctcaaaagaagacatttatgctgccaaaagacacatgaaaaaatgctcatcatcactggccatcagagaaatgcaaatcaaaaccacaatgagataccatctcacaccagttagaatggtgatcattaaaaagtcaggaaacaacaggtgctggagaggatgtggagaaataggaacacttttacactgttggtgggactgtaaactagttcaaccattgtggaagtcagtgtggcaattcctcagggatctagaactagaaataccatttgacccagccatcccattactgggtatatatacccaaaggactgtaaatcaggctgctataaagacatgcacacgtatgtttattgcggcattattcacaatagcaaagacgtggaaccaacccaaatgttcaacaatgatagactggattaagaaaatgtggcacatatacaccatggaatactatgcagccataaaaaatgatgagttcatgtcctttgtagggacatggatgaaattggaaatcattctcagtaaactatcgcaagaacaaaaaaccaaacaccacatattctcactcataggtgggaattgaacaatgagaacacatggacacaggaaggggatcatcacactctggggactgttgtggggtggtgggagaggggagggatagcattgggagatatacctaaagtataataataataaataaaaataaaaataaatgcataccccccaaaaaaataataaataaataaggtctcactgttgcccagcctggagtgcagtggttcaaacagctcactgcaccctcgaactcctgggctcaagtgttcctcctgcctcagactcccaagtagctgggaccacaggcatgcgctaccatgcccagctaattttgtttaagagatggggtctcactttgttgctcaagctagaaaaaaataaatttttaaaaagccagcatagccaggcatggtggctcacacctgtattcccagtactttgaggggtggaggcagaagaatcacttgaagccaggagttcaaaaccagcccaggcaacatggtgagaccccatccctacaaaaaaaatttaaaagaaaaattagctgggcatggtggcacatcttGTGGTcctagttacttgagaggctgaggcaggaggctcacttgagcctgagaggttgaggctgcactgagctatgatctgtgatcatgtcactgcactccagcctggatgatggagcGAGAGCCTGtcttaaaacacacaaacacaaaaaacccatTATGTTTCTTAAATGATAAAGGActgttacataaaatatacaaataacttcAAAAACTCTACATTAAGAATACAACCTGAAGCccggcacgatggctcacgcctgcagtcccagcactttgggaggctaaggcgggcggatcacttgaggtcaggagttggagaccagcctggccaacatggtgaaaccacgtctctactaaaaatgcaaaaattagccgggcatggtggtgtgtgcctgtaatcccagctacttgggaggctgaggcagaagaatcgctggaacccgggaagcagaggttgcagtgagtggagatcgcaccactgcacaccagtctgggcaacagcaaAACtgactcaaaagcaaaaaaaacaacCTGACTAGAAAATGGACCAAAACCCCTCACCTCACCAAAGacacacagatggcaaataaacatgtttaaaaatgctccacatcatatgtcatcagagaaatgcaaattaaaatgagataccactacatacctattagaatgcccaaatccagaacactgacaccaccagatgctggtgaggatattgAGCAATGGACTGTCATTCACCAATattgggaatgcaaaatagtataaccactttggaagacagtttggcagcttcttacaaaactaaacatacttttaATGTTAGAACTCAGCAATCACACTCCtgtttacccaaaggagttaGAAATGTATGTCCacgggtggggggaggggggagggatagctttaggagatatacctaatgctaaatgacgagttaatgggtgcagcacaccagcatgacacatgtatacatatgtaactaacctgcacactgtgcatatgtaccctaaaacttagtataataataaaaataaaataaaaaaaagaaatgtatgtccacacaaaaacctgcacatggatgtttacagcagctttattcacagttGCCAAAACATGGAGgcaaccaaaatgtccttcaataggtgaataaatgaataaactgtggtacatccagataaAATACTACTACTCaattctaaaaagaaatgagccatgaaaagacatgtagGAAACTGAAGTGCATATTACTATAGAAAGGAACCAATTTGAAATGGCTGCATCCCACATGATTCCAACAATATGgccttctggaaaaggcaaaactataagaCAGCAAAcggatcagtggttgccaggggttagtaGGCAGGGAAGGATGAACAGAGCACAGAGGGTTGTTAGGGCAGTGAAATTACCTTGTATGATACCATAGTGGTGGATGCATgttgttatattaatatatttgtccaggccaggtgtggtggctcacgcctgtaatcccagcactttgggaggctgaggggggcagatcacctgaggtcaggagtttgagaccagccaggccaacatggcaaaaccccgtctctactaaaaatacaaaaattagctgggcatggtggtgcacgcctgtaattccagttacgcaggaggctgaggcaggagaatggcttgaacctgggaggtggaagttgcagtgagtcaagattgtgccactgtgctccagcttgggtgacagagtgagactctgtccaaagcTATAGAATGTACAAGACTGAAGCCTAAAGTAaattatggactttgggtgataaagATGTATCCGTATAtattcatcagttgtaacaaatgtgccactCTCGTGGGAGATGTTGATAGGGAGGGAGGAGGTTATGCATGTGTTGGGGCAGCTGGTATATGGCAAGTGTCTGtatttcctctcaattttgctatgaacctaaaacttcAATACCCTTTCTCAGCCCCtgagaaagtaaaaacaaaacaaaatcataaaaattctcagcaaataaAGAATAGATGGGAACATCTTCAACCTGATGAAGGGCAtccatgagaaaaaaatgcaatggatATTATCATATTTAGTGAAATATTGACTACTTTGCCTCTAAGATCAGGACCAAGGCAAAGATGTttgctcttaccacttctattcagcattaTACTGGACTAGAGTTCtggccagtgcaataaggcaagaaataaaaaggcataaagactagaaaggaagaaataaaactctttacagatgacatgattatgtaGAAGATCCTAAGGaatcctaaaaataaattattaaaagtgaCTACACCCAAGTGGATTTGGCAAGGTCACAAGATacagtcaatgtacaaaaatcaattgtatttttatatacaagcaaggaacaattttgaaaataaaaaaaatcacaaaagtgtCAAATACTATTGATATGAAATAGTTAGGAATTTAACAGACTACATGTAAGACCTCTACTCTGAAAACGGCAAAAGCACTGGTGTGAAACAGAAGGccattatagaaatatatatcatGTTCATGCATTGTACAACTAAACACTGTTAAGATAAAACTTCTTCCGAAATTCATCTATAGATCCTATCATATTCCCAGCAGGTTTTGGGGTAGAAATGGACTTGACAAGCTGGCTCTAAAATGttatggaaatacaaaggacCAAGAACATGTAAAGCAATCatggaaaaaaaccaaaattgGAAGACTTACACTGCCttacttcaagacttactataataGTGCTCATGTAGCACTGGCATAACGATAGACAAACAGAGCAATAAAACAGAAGTGAGTGCATACACAGACCTTACAGTTATACAGTCATTTGATTTTTGATAAAGTTACCAAAGCAATGCAATGGGAAAATCTTTTCAACCAATGTTACTGGAACGACTGTATAGCTGTATGGAAAAGCAATCTgggggcaggggttggggagaTGTACAACACGGTGACTCTACTTAATAATGTATTATTGAAAATttgctagtatataaaaatacaatacaaaagaattaaaaaataataataaattattgaaaattgCCAACAGAAGATttcaagtgttctcaccacaaaaaagtaACTGAAACAATGCATAATTAGCTCAATATAGCTATATACCTATAgctaatgtaaatatatacatatttcaaaacatgctGTACATGATAAAaacttatacattttatatacaaaGTGAGACTATATTTGTGACATAGGCATGGTCCAATACTTCTTTCGGCATAGAGAAGAACATTAAGACATTAAGAAAAAGGATATCAAGCCACAGACTTGGAGAAAGTACaaaacatatctgacaaaggacttgtatccaaaatattttggatacaacTCTTATTACTCAAAAAAACCTAACAACCCAAACAACAACATACACAAAGCAAACAACTGGGggagaaaaaggcaaaagatttGGACACTTCACAAAGAAAGATATATGAAtagtcaataagcacatgaaaaagtgctcatatgtcattagggaaatacaaattgaaaccaTGCTGAAATACCACTGTATACCTATCAAAATGGGTAAAATTAAACATTGACAACTCCAGATGGttgtgggggaaaaaagcaaCCACAACTGTTATATGCTGTTTTAGGGAGCGTAAATGGTccaaccattttggaaaaaaggCCTTTCACCCAGCAATTTCCCTCCTATAGGCccttacccaagaaaaatgacaGTACATCTACACAAACACTTGTtgacagcagctttattcataataattcCAAAGTGGAATGCTCTGTACTCACAGTGGAGTACTATCTAGCTATAAAAAGCAACCAACTACATGCAACATGGATTACTCTAAAAAATACTATGCTAAATGGAAGAAGCTCTATACAAAGGACTAAATACTGAATGACTCCATTTTTAAGTTGCATTctgaaaacaggcaaaactaatttaTGGTGGAAAAAAATAACTGGTTGTTCTGGGGCTTGAGGTATGGGGTGGGGATGACTTGGAAGTGGCATGAAGGAACTATCTAGGGTGATGGAGACTTCATTTTTGCTGCTCCTTGCAGATCAAGACTAACTCAGGCAATGTGCTTGGGGCTGTCcattctgaatcttttttttttttttttgagacagagttggctgtgttgcccaggcagaagtatgtgatcttggctcactccaaccccCGCCccatgggctcaagcagttctcttgtctcagcctccccagtagctgggatcacaggcacccaccaccacacccagctaatttttgtatttttagagaccgcacctggcccattttgaATCTTGATAGCCACTTGGGTTAGGTAagtgtatgcatttgtcaaaacttacctggctgggcgtggtggctcacgcctgtaatcccaacactttgggaggccaaggcggtccgatcacctgaggtcaggagttcaagaccagcctggccaacatggtaaaaccccatctctacaaaaaatacaaaaattagccgggtctagtggcaggcacctgtaatcccagctacttgggcggctgaggcaggagaatcgcttgaacctgggaggtggaatttacagtgagccgagactgagccactgcactccagcctgggtgacacagcgagactctgtctcagaaacaaaaaggccgggcgtggtggctcatgcctgtaatcccagcactttgggaggccgaggtgggtggatcacctgagatcaggagtttaagaccagcctgggtaacctggtgaaaccccatctctattaataatacaaaacttagctgggcatggtggcgggtgcgtgtaatcccagctactccagaggctgaggcagttgaatcacttgaacccaggaggtggaagttgcaatgttCCGGGATTGCACCGTtttactccagtctgggcgatagagcgagactgtctcaaaaacaaaaacacaaaaacaaatttacCAAATGGCACACTTAAAATTTGTGCAGTTTcactatataaacatttttaccttaaaaaaaaaaaagaccagaaaacaaaatgttaaattattacAAGTAGCTTTTCAGTGATTTAAAATAGTTCTAAAGAGACCAAGGAAATTGTCTGTTCGGCTTAGTTATAACTGACAATTATTTAACTCTTAAATATGTGCCCCATACTGTGCTAAATATTCCACACGGCAGTCTCCTTTAATCAACAGCCCTATGAAGGTAGATACCGtcattaaccccattttacagaggagcaaGTAAGGCCCAGTAAGGGTAACTTGTCCAACATCATTCACTACTCACCACCTCAaaaccttttgtagaatttagaTTTCTTCTCAAACTTGCCAGGAGAGAATACAATGCAGACTGTACCTGCATGATAAGATGACGGATTTTTGGCTGTACTCTTACTTCTTGGTAGTGCTTGGTATCTTACTTCTTGGTAGTGCTTGGTATGCTGCAGCTTTTCTTTTCCCTGAAACTAAAATCAGTTTCAAATGAAAGCCAGAGGAAGTGTACCAACGGTTTTCAGGAAGACTCACTCTTCACCAGGCATCCTTTTTAGGCCAATGgattttcaaacatttcttcatataaaatcatATGTAAAATACCTTTGTAAAACACCAAAGCAAATGGTTGAGAAACCTGAAGCCCCCACCTGTTCAGCTTATCCTACCCTTCCAACTCACCTCTGCATAATCTGTCTTGTGTGATAAATACCTATCACTTCTATTGCTTAGCTGCTTCACAAAAAAGGTGGACATTCTGCAGGGGGATGTATGTATGTTCAAATCTATATACACTCAGTCActgacattttacaaaacaatacTTATACTTACCCTTATAATGTAtgatgtttttatactttttgtgatAACCACCAAATGGATTTAGTGGCTATTAGTTCAAGATCCattatttgaaaaacactgctCTAGGGTATGTGTAGTCTATACTCCCTGAACTAGTCTTTATTGGCATCACCAACCAAAAAATGGAGAATCAGTTCAGAATATACACTCAGGACCAGGGGCTTAGTCAACTTAGACATTAGAAAAGATCATGTGAACACTTCAGGACTCCTAATAAAGTCTTCTTAGGTTTAGAATATAAATGTTTCAattcttgagaaaataaaaatttcatgtgAGCCTTTCTAATAAAAATAGGCTAGAAGGTTGGTAGTTATTTTTAACTTATCTGGGAAACAGAAGGAAGAGGTAGCAGCCAGAGATTTCCTTAATTTAAGCCTAGAATGCAGCTTTGACTTACAAGCTGCATTCTAGGCTTAAATTTACTTTGAAAGAGTAATCAAGCTTTCTTATCCAAAGCAGGGAAAGGGAGGTCACAAGTGAAGAGCTTGAGGTAGCTTTAAGATTCCAGAAGCTGCTGTAGGCCCAGGGGAAATGAAGACCCCTGAACTAGGCAGGCCCACCACCAGCTGCCATGTTCATACTGCCCTCTGAACAAGCTGAAAAGGCTCACCATGCTCTCAAACTGCTATGCTCCAATTCAGCTTTAAGTGGGCTACTTCATACTAGTACTTTCTGTCACTTTCAACCCCACAGGACAGGCCTATAGCTCAGGCTCAGCATGAGGGACTGCAAGCACCTCAAGAGCAAAGTAACATGCACATCACAAATGAAGATCAGAATGATTTTTATCTTATCTGGTTCCAGAGTGGTGATGGAGACAAAAACCAATTACAGACAGAATTCCTGAAGtgtaaattgtttttaatatatttaagagCACACAGAAGTCttgatttataaaaaaataaatatataacatgacAGATTTACTGATGATCCTGGAGCTCTGATGTCAAACTCTTTAATGAtcaatgaaaacataaaacatcCGTGATCTGTTATACACACAGGAGCATATtccagttttaaaaagcaaattcctTGAAGGCTCAGAACGAACAAAAATCAGTCTTTACGGCAGAAAGCACATCCAAAGCTAGGCAATGAAGTTCAGCCTGGGCCACGTGAACCTTTCACCAGCCAGCCTATAACCTACAGAGCCAGGACAGGAAAGCACGATCCTTCAGCTCATGACGCCACCCAGGCTTCCAGACAACTGCAGAATGAAAGAGTCCCTCAGAGGctccccagcccctgctgccATCATAAAGCACAGGAGGGATTGTTTTGTCCTTAGCGGCTCTGTCCTAAATTTGAGGGCAGGAGACTGAGAAGGTTATGCTCATTAAATATTGTCATTGTAACACTGAATGGAAATCATGATCCTTGCCCATGGGCACTGAGCTGAGAGATAGAGGAACCTCACATGAGGTTTCCTAGAGACCAGGATGTTGGGTGAGTGGGCGTGCACTTCTCAAGTGGGCAAGGAAGAAGTGCTTTTCTCCAGCTGACATGCTCTCAGGGGTGAAGAAGTTTGAAGTTTGGCTTAAAATACTTGATGGTGCTGCATAAACTGGGGATTTAGGAACTGAGTTTTTAGCTCTGTGACAcacaacataaaaaacaaaaatccagtcTCATTAGCTAAATTCTGattaaaatctgaaatgtttttaTGGAGTTGCCAACAGGCTGGAATGTATCTGATACAGTTTaatctgcttttatttctttggctgtCTTCCAAACCACTTTCTTCCTGTAATTCTTAAGCTGGCTAGTTCTCCTTCCTCAGAAAAATTACCCCTAACAATCTTCCTAATAGTGAGGGTGTACTTCCGAATAGAAGAGTCCTTCGGCTGAAATGGCATCTCCAAGGCCTACAGTTCGAATGGGGTCTCTACATACCAATACTGGTGTGAAGTGGAAGGATATTCCCTCTCTGTGCCATTCTACTACTGGCTTGTTTGGGTTTAATACAATCCTGGAGCCTGCCTCCGAATGGGAAGTCATGAACTCTTGGGGTGCCCTCAGAGACACTCGGCTGGTGTCTATGGTTTCTGTGGCGCAGGCCTGTGTCCCAGCCACACGAGCTCCTGCAGCCACAGCTGCCAGCTGGTTGGCCCAGTGTCCATCCACAGTTGCCAGGATGTGGTAGACCAGTGTGTGGAAATGGATCCTGGTGAGATCCGAGACTCTGCTTTTACTCCTCCCGTGTTCTTTCAAGATCCAGAAGAGGATGTCACTGACCATGCCCACATCAGGAACACCGttccaggaagagagagaagagtgaggtcCAGAGGCCGACTGGGTGAGAAATAACAGCTCCTGTTCATTCAGCCCAAAGGAAGTCACCGCGGGAAAGACCTgctaacaaaaacaacaacaggtaTCTTTCTGATGGAGATAACCTGGCTCCTAAGATGTCTTATGACACAGCCAGTGACTAAATGACAGGGAACATAAGCAGACAGCTTTCTTCCTTGACACAGGACTCCCTGGCCCTGAAGTCACTGTTCTAGCTATCACACCCCTATCTTCACCTTCATCATCATTTGGGAGAAATTGGAAAGCTGCAGTAACATTGTTTCAGACCCAGTCTTTTGTGATATGCCACTGTAAGACAAAAGGCAGAGGTGGCTATATTTTGTGTTTCCTTCCATGGTCCCTAGCTTTTGCCACTGCACACATAGGAGATACTCTTACCACTGATGGGGCATGGCTCTCAGTTCCTGAATGTCAGCAGTATTAGACCAGTAAAATGGAGGCCTCAAGCAACATACTGTCAGGGTTATGATTTTTTTGTACAAAACACCAAGAAGCAAAAAGCATACAGTTTCATGTTAGAGCTAAGCTTTTTAAAAGCAGGTGTGGGTTAGGAAGACTGTCTGAATTTAGCAATAACACTGTAAGAAAAAGATTACCAAACAGGAGCCCCTGTTTTCTGTCTGATGGGGAACCACTATATCCACCTCCCCGTCTTTCTTACTTAGCACTTCCCTCCTTAGAACCAGAGAACCACACTGAAGGTAACAATTTTTGCAGAAGAGAGGAGTccttgtatatatgtgtgcatgtataaaatggttttaaaaattgaatggcCTATATCTTTGTTGGAGCAATAGCAGCTTTCCTTCACTGCATGTTcttctgtgtcaggcactgagcTAAAGGCTTTATTTCATCCAATTTTTACTGTAATCTTCTGAGGGAAGGAGGGACTGCCTCCATTGTACAGACTAAGCCTCAGAAGGGTTAAGTAGACAGTTACAGAGAAAACGAAATAGAAAtggctcatttttttaaaggtgagaaGAAAAACCCGAACAAAAGCTATACTGAAAAACACCAAGAGCGAACCCAagtataaactatggactttgggtgctGATGATGTGCCTGTGTAGGCTCACTAgctataacaaatgtaccactttggTGCAGGCTGCTGGTAGttggggaggctgtgtgtgtgaggGGACTGGAAGTATATGGGAACGCTCTTGGATTCTGCTCTATTTTGCTATGCACCTAATAgtaccattaaaaaaatgaagtctatcaaaaaaaaaaaaaccagaaaaaaacgaacgacagtcagccctccatatccgtGGGTTCAACCAACTTCAGATGGAAAACAGAGTATTCAAGGATGTGGAACCTGCAGATAGGGACGGCCAACTTGTCTAATCCAGATTCCACAGGGCCAACTGCAGGACTtaaaacatctgcagattctggTATCTGGGAAGGGTTCTGGAAccgcccccaccaccccacacacCGCTGATGACGAGGGATGACTGTATACTGAAAtaccattttttcatctgtcagactgatataaatgcaaattttaacATTCTGGTAGCAAGGATATGAGGGAACA
Coding sequences within it:
- the ADPGK gene encoding ADP-dependent glucokinase isoform X4: MNMLEVFVSSLEEFQPDLVVLSGLHMMEGQSKELQRKRLLEVVTSISDIPAGIPVHLELASMTNRELMSSIVHQQVFPAVTSFGLNEQELLFLTQSASGPHSSLSSWNGVPDVGMVSDILFWILKEHGRSKSRVSDLTRIHFHTLVYHILATVDGHWANQLAAVAAGARVAGTQACATETIDTSRVSLRAPQEFMTSHSEAGSRIVLNPNKPVVEWHREGISFHFTPVLVCRDPIRTVGLGDAISAEGLFYSEVHPHY